The genomic stretch GCAGGAACACGACGGGCGCCACGCCGGCCGGCGCCCGCCCCGCCACGCGATACCACAGGCGCACGCCGTTGATCTGCACCTCGTGCACACCCGGCCGCAGCCCGGGCGCGGCCGCGTGTGCCGGGGCATCCGCCCGTCCGCCGCCCGTGTTCGCGGCCGGTGCGCAGCCGGCCAGCATCAGCGCGGCGCCGGCTGGTACCGCCTTCACCATCCAACTCCTCATGACTCGTCGTCTCACTTCCGGTTTCCGAAAAGTCCACCCATCCATGCCGCGGACGGCGTCATACCTGCTGCGAATCGAAGACGAGGACGGTGACGCCGCCCGTGCCCAACGCGGCCGCGTCCGCGGCGGCCGCGGAGCCCTCGGGAGTATTCAGCCCCGCGTGTAGGTCTTCCATGCTGTCGAAGTTCAGGATCAGCACCAGGTGATACGGGCCCGGACCTTCGGCCGTCATCACGGGACCGCGGCTGATCTCCACGAACCGCAGCCCAGGGATCTTCCGGGCAATGGCGAGGTGCGTCTCCTGAAGGTACTTCTCGAACGCGGCCTCATCCGTCGGGTGGTTGTACAGCGAAATCAGCTTGGCCATGGCGTTTCAGGGGACGGGGAAAGGTGATCCTGTGCGACACGAACATCCAGCGCGCGAGCGGGCGAGTCGCGGCGCAGTTCCATGGGCATGAATGCGATGCCGTTCTGAACCTGCACGGCACCCGTCGCCGTGAAGCCGAACCGCTCGTAGACCGGCACGGCGTTCATGGACGAGTTCACCGTGAACCGGCCCGTGTTTCCGTCCGCCGCCGCCGCTTTATTCGCCACCTCCCACAGCGCGGACGCGATGCGCTGCCCGTGGAACGGCTCGGCGACCATCAGGTGATACAGGTGACCGGCATCGCGCACGCCCACCAGGCCCGCCAGTTCGCCCGCGGCTTCCGCAAGGTGATAGCGATAGCGGCCGCTCGCAATGCAATCCGTGATCGCCGCGGGCGTGATCGTCTCGAAGAACGCCGCCGCGTCCTGGGGGCGCTCCGGATCGGCGAGGAAGTAGCGCGCGAGCGATGCGATCAGCGCGCTGATGCGCCCAGCGTCGTCGGACGTCGCTTCGCGGATGGTGAACTCTGCCATCTTGGGTCGGCGCGGGACTC from Longimicrobium sp. encodes the following:
- a CDS encoding GNAT family N-acetyltransferase — its product is MAEFTIREATSDDAGRISALIASLARYFLADPERPQDAAAFFETITPAAITDCIASGRYRYHLAEAAGELAGLVGVRDAGHLYHLMVAEPFHGQRIASALWEVANKAAAADGNTGRFTVNSSMNAVPVYERFGFTATGAVQVQNGIAFMPMELRRDSPARALDVRVAQDHLSPSPETPWPS
- a CDS encoding EthD family reductase, whose translation is MAKLISLYNHPTDEAAFEKYLQETHLAIARKIPGLRFVEISRGPVMTAEGPGPYHLVLILNFDSMEDLHAGLNTPEGSAAAADAAALGTGGVTVLVFDSQQV